In Diaphorobacter ruginosibacter, the genomic stretch GCGATGATCCACGTGGTTGACCGTTCGTGATTCATCGCTTTCGCTATTGACATTGCCTCCAGACGGGCAAGCCAATGGCGAAGACACTGTTGCTCCTCCGGCAGCCCCTCAGTCGCGGCACAGCGCGTCGATTTCGCTCGACACCGGCACGCGCCCCTCAGCGAGCATTGCGCGGTGCTTGTCGATGCGCTTGAGGTCGTAGAGGTAGTTCACCATCATCCCGAACGACTGCTTCTGGCCCTTGGACGAAGGATCCCCAGCCCAGTTCAGGCGTTCCACTCGCGCGCCGTTGCCCAGGTGGAAACGCGCCACCGGATCGACCGGCTTGCCGTCCGCCATCTCCCGACCCAGGTAGCGCGCCGCGCATTCGGTGACGAACTGGCGCACGGGCGACTTCGCATCGAGTTCCAGTGCACTGGCCTCGGCCGCAGCCATCACGTGCGCTGCCTGCGGCGGCTCGAAGCCCACGGCGCGGCCCAGTTCGCCCAGGCGCTTCTCGTCAAGCAGCTGCAGTTGCTGTGCGCAGTGCTTGCCAAGCCAGGAACGGAACCCGGGAATCGGCGACAGGGTGGCGAACCGCTTGAGGCGCGGGAACTCCTCGGCCAGCGTCTCGGCCACATGCTTGATCAGCGAATCGCCGAAGCTCACGCCGCGCAGCCCCGTCTGCGTGTTGCTGATGGAGTAGAAGATGGCGGTGGTCGCCTTGTTCAGGTCGGCAGCCGCCGCGGACTCATCGAGCAGCGGCGTGATCGAGGCGGACATCTCGGTGACCAGGGCCACCTCCACGAAGATCAGCGGCTCATTGGGCAGGCGCGGGTGGAAGAAGCCGTAGCAGCGACGGTCGCTGTCGAGGCGGTTCTTCAGATCGGCCCAGCTGCGGATGTCATGCACGGCCTCGTACTTGATGAGCTTCTCGATCAGGGACGCGGGAGAATCCCAGGAGAGGCGGCGCAGGTCGAGAAACGCCACGTCGAACCAGGTGGCGAAGAGCTGCTCGAGCTCCGCCTCGAGCGGCATCAGCCGCTTGTCGCCCTTGAGGTGCGGGAGGAACTCCGCGCGCAGGTCCACGAGGAAGCGCATGCCCTGGGGAAACGCCGAGAAGCGCTGCAGCAGCCGCGTGCGCGGCGAGGTCAGCACACGGCGCAATGCGGCCTCGGCCTGCGGCGCGTCGGGCGTGCCGACGGCGGCTTCGTATTTCTGCTGCGCATTCTTCACACGCGCGGCGTCGGGCGTGAACTGCTCGCACATCAGCAGCCACAGATCCCGGCGCTCCTCTGGCGAGGCTTCCGCGTACCACTGGGCGATGGCCTCGGCGCGGCGCCCGCCCTCCACTTCGCTCACACGCGGTGCAACAACCTCCTGCAGGTCGGTGAGCAGCCGCCTCAGCGCGCGCGGGGACAGCGCCTCGCCGCTACGGCGCAGCGTGGCCTCGAGGCGATCATGCGTGGAGCGCGGCGGTGCCTCCTTGCCCGCTACCGCGCCGCCCGCTCCGGCATCGGCGTTCTTGGAATCGCCACCCATCAGGCGGGCAACGTTGCGGGACAACCAGGTGGTGGCGGCATTCATAGGGCAATCCGGGAAGAGTGGTGACGAGAAAGTTCGCGCAGCGCTTCGCGCTGTGCGGAAAGGTGGTGGCGCATGGCCTGCTCCGCGGCCGGTGCATCGCGCCGCTTGAGTGCGGCGAAGACAGCCAGGTGCTCGGACAGGCTCTGCTGGAGCCGACCTGGCGCATGCAGTTGCTGCAGCCGCGCAAGCCGCAGGATCTTGCGCAGGTCTCCGATGCTCTGGGCCAGCCAGCGGTTGTCCGCAAGCGTGATGAAAGCCTCGTGGATCGAGAGATTGGCGGCGTAGTATTCGTTGATGTCGCCCGCCTGCGCATGGTGCGTCAGCCGCTCGTGCAGCAATTCGAGCGCCTGGATGTCGGCCTGGTTGGCCTTCTGCGTGGCTTCGTAGGCGGCCCGGCCTTCGAGCAGTTCGATGATGGGAAAAATGTCGTCCACATCCCGTTCGGTGATCTGGGCGACGAAACAGCCCCGCCGCGGCTCATGGCGGGCCAGCCCTTCCGCCACGAGCACCTTCAGCGCCTCGCGCAGCGGCGTGCGCGAAATCTCCAGTTGCTCGCACAGCCGGATCTCGTCGAGAAAACTGCCCGGTGCCAAAACGCCGTCAAAGATCAGCTCCCGCAATCTTTCAGCGACCTGATCATGCAACGAGTTGGCAATGGAGCGCATGGCAGTTTCAGAACGTATGCGGCAGGGTCTCAACCTCAGGCAGAAATGTGAACCAGGCCGCGAATCACCCTCAAAACATCGCCATCGGCGTTCAATCGATTTCTATCTGCGGCCAGATTCGTAATTTCTCATAATTATGTATAAATATAAAGAGAAATTTGTTCGGGTTACTACCAGGAATTCTCTCCACGAATGAATCGACAGGCAGCTAGCGCGAATCAGGATGTTGCGGGTGTGGGACGGGCTCCTCGGAGTGGAATGCCCGTCCAAAGTGCCCGAGATCGCTCAGCGTTGCTTGTGCGCCCAACCCCAGAGCGCGGCGCCGGCCAGAATCATCGGCAGGCACAGCCATTGCCCCATGCTCATGCCCAGCGAGAGGATGCCCAGGAAATCGTCGGGCTCGCGGAAGTACTCCGCAATGAAGCGGAACACGCCGTAGCCCACCAGGAACGCCGCCGCCACCTCGCCGGTCTTGCGCGGCTTGCGTGCATAGAGCCAGAGCAGCACGAACAGCAGCAGGCCCTCCATCAGGAACTGGTAGATCTGCGAAGGATGGCGCGGCAGCATCGTGCCGCTTTGCGGGAAGACCATGCCCCAGGGCAGATCCGGGCTGGCAAGACGCCCCCACAGCTCGCCGTTGATGAAGTTGCCGATGCGGCCCGCGGCGAGGCCCGTCGGAACACAGGGGGCCACGAAATCGGCTACCTCGAGCCAGGGCTTCCTGCGCGAATGCGCGAACCACAGCATCGAGCCGATCACGCCCAGGAGGCCGCCATGAAAGCTCATGCCGCCCTGCCAGACAAAGAACACCTCCAGCGGGTGACTCAGGTAGTAGCCCGGCTTGTAGAACAGGCAGTAGCCCAGCCGCCCCCCCACCACCACGCCCAGCACGCCGAGAAAGAGAATGTCCTCCACGTCCTTGCGGGTCCAGGCCCGGTCGCCGGTCATCGAGGCATAGGGCTGGTGGCGAAGGCGCAGGCAGCCCAGCAGCAGGAACAGCCCGAAGGCCACCAGATAGGTGATGCCATACCAGTGAATGGCGAGCGGCCCGATTTGCAGGGCGACGGGGTCGATATGCGGGTACATCAGCATGGCAGGCATTGTGCCGCATGCCTGCACCCGCACGGACTCGGCTGGAATTGCCCGCCTCCCCTAGCTCCGGGAAGAATCGCTCTGCTCCAAGGTACTGGCAAGATTTGTGGGAACAATGTCCTTGCTGCCAAGCATGACATCCGGAATACTGGCCCCATGCCAAGCAAGCCGAATGCACCCCAGCGCGTCCCGCAGTCCATCCACGAAGGCCATCTGGTCGTGTGCATCGGCTTTGACGGCGCGATGAGCCTGGATATCGCCGGGCCTCTGCAGGTGTTCTCCACCGCCAACGAAATGCGCATGCGGCAAGGCATGCGGCCGTGGTATCGCACCCAGCTGGCGGCGGGCAACGACCTGGTGGTCACCACCTCCAGCGGCCTGCGCATGCTGGCCGACGTGCGCTGGAGCGAACTGGCGCCGCTGCCCTACAACAGCACCGTGCTGGTTCCAGGCGGCGATGGCGTTGACCAGGTGCGCCACGACACGGCCCTGCGCGAGTGGCTCGTGCGGACCGAACCCCGCGTGGCCCGCATGGGCTCGGTCTGCTCGGGAGCCCTGGTGCTGGCCGGCAGCGGCCTGCTGGACGGGCATTGCGCCACCACGCACTGGTGCCGCGTCGACGAGATGCGCCAGCGGCACCCGGACATCTCCGTGGACAGCGATCGACTGCATACCTTCGATGCGGATGACCCTGTCTACGGGCACCTGTTCACCTCGGCCGGTGTCACGGCCGGCATCGACCTCGCGCTTGCACTGGTCGAGGCCGACCTGGGGCGTGCCACCGCGCTGGCAACGGCGCGCCAGCTGGTGATGTTCATGCGCCGCCCCGGAGGACAGGCGCAGTTCAGCCCGTTGCTCACGCCCGAAACCACCCATGCGCCGCGCCTTGCGCAATTGCTGGACTGGATTCCCGGCCAGATCGGCAGCGACCTGAGCGTGGAGCGGCTGGCCGAGCAGGCCTGCCTGCCCCCGCGCACGCTGGCGCGCGTGTTCCACAAGGAACTCGGGACCACGCCCGCGAAATACGTGGAGCGCGTGCGCGTGGAGGCCGCCTCCGCCCTGCTCGGCCAGCGGCAGGCATCTGTCGCCACCGTCGCGCGCCTGTGCGGGTTCGGGCATCCGGAAAACCTGCGGCGCAGCTTTCACCGGCATCTGGCGGTCAGCCCCCAGGCGTTTGCCGAGCGGTTCGGCTCCGGTTGACGGCTCGCCCCACCCGTCGTCGCCGACTCCCCCCAACTCACCCTTCGATTCGAGGCCATGCGGCTGCATGGCCGGAGCGTCTCTTCGCCCTTTGTTTTCATCTCGGTTTTCATATCACCCAGGAGCCTCACGCATCATGATCCTGCGCCGCTACCCCCAACTCGCCGTGCTGAGCGTCGCCCAGGCCCTGTACTGGTCGTGCTCCATCATCGGCATCGCGCTCACGGCGCTGATCGGCCAGCGCATGGCGCCCTGGCCCCTGCTGACCACCCTGCCCCTGGCACTGCTGGTGCTGGGTAACCTGATGGCAGTGGGCACGCTCGCGCGCTGGATGCAGCAACTCGGAAGAGCGCGCGGGCTGCAGCGCGGAGCCGCATTCGGCATTGCCGCCGGCCTGCTGGCCGCGCTGGCGGTGCATCTGCAGAGCTTTGCTCTGTTCTGCGTGGCGATGATCCTGCTCGGCGTGTACCAGGCCTCCGCGGGCTTCTACCGTTTCGCCGCACTCGATGGCGTGGACGCGCAGCACAAGGGCCGCGCTGCCGCCTGGGTGGTCGCGGGCGGCATTGCCGCAGCCGCCATCGCCCCGGGCGTGGCCCTGCACGCGGTGAACTGGCTTCCGACACCCATGGCGGGGGCCTATGCGTTCATTGCCTTGCTGGCACTGTGCGCCCTGCTGCTGCTCACGCAGTTGCCGCAGTCCCGGACGGATCCGGCTGCGGCGCATCCCACGCCCGCAGCCCTTCTCGCCACATCGCGCCGCGCACTCTGGTCGCGCCCCGCCATACGGCAGGCCCTGTGTGTCACGGCCTGCGGGCACGGGCTGATGATCCTGGTGATGAATGCGACGCCGCTGGCCATGCACGGCCATGGCCATGCGCTCGCCACATCCACCCACGTCATCCAGTGGCATGTGCTGGGCATGTTCCTGCCATCGCTCGCGGCGGGCAGCCTGGTGGACCGATGGGGCGCCAGGCCGGTGGCATGGACCGGAGCCCTGCTGCTCGCGGCCAGCGCCGCGATGGCGCTCAGCGGCCTGTCATCGACGCAGTTCCTCATCAGTTCGCTGCTGCTGGGCGCGGGCTGGAACCTGATGCTGCTGGCCGGCACCACCCTGTTGTCTGCGGCGCACACACCCGACGAACGCTCCGTGGCGCAGCCCATGATGGAGTGGACCAACAGCGCCGTGGCCGCCCTGATGTCCTTCAGTTGCGGTGCGCTCATGCAGACGCTGGGCTGGCAGGCGATCAACGTGTTCGCACTGGTGGTGCTCACCGCCGTCGCATGGTGGCTCAGCCGCCCGGTGAATGCGGATCAGAATCAGGCCATGAGGCAGGCATCCTGACGCACTGGGTGCCAGGCAGCACCGCTCATGCAGGACAAGGGATGAAAATTGCCCCCAGCCCTTCACGGACGCGGCCTCGCGGGAGATACTTTCGGCTTTCGGAATTGAAGAACACAGAAAGAAGCACTCCATGCAAGGCCACCCCGACGTCATCGAATGCCTGAAGTCCCTGCTGCGCGGCGAACTGGCCGCACGCGACCAGTATTTCATCCACTCGCGCCAGTACGAAGACCAGGGCTTCGTGCGCCTGTACGAACGCATCGGCCATGAGATGGAAGAGGAAACCGCGCACGCGGACGCCATCCTGCGCCGCATCCTCATGCTCGCAGGCAAACCCGACATGCGCCCCGACGCCTTCGAGCCCGGCGAGACCGTGGTGGAAATGATCCAGAAGGACCTCGCCACCGAGTACGCGGTGCGCGCCAACCTCCGCTCGGCCATGGCGCTGTGCGAGCAGCACCAGGACTACGTGAGCCGCGACATCCTGCTGGCCCAGTTGCGCGACACGGAGGAAGATCACGCCTACTGGCTCGAAAAGCAGTTGGCGCTGATCGATCAGATCGGCTTGCAGAACTATCTGCAGACACAGTCTGCGCCGTCATCGGCGGGTGCTTGACTGGCTGACGCCTGTCTACGATGCGCTGATTCAGAGCCGCCGGACGATAGAAAGGTTTGTCACGATTGTTTGAAGGCGGAGGCCGGGAGTGCCCCCGGCGGGGCAGTAACTTTTTGGTCTTGCCCAAAAAGTCACCAAAAATGCGCTTTGAATGCGGGGTCACGCGGTAGAACTCACTGCGCGCTACGCGCTCCGTTCAGACAGCCACCGCGAGTCAGTTGAAAAGAGGTGCATACGGCACATTGCTTCGCTCGTGCCTGCTCGCCCGACTTCGGGCGAGCCGACTGCGCCAGTTTTGAACCGCAGGGTTGGGCTGGACACTGCCCATCTCGCGAAGTCGCGAGATGTGAGAGCACGAGCGCAGCGACGTGCCGAGTGCTCCTCCCCTTCAACTGACTCACGGCGGCTGTCTGAGCGGAGTGACGAAGGAACGAAGAGAGTTCTGCCGTGGGTATTGAAACGCCTTTTTGGTGACTTTTTGCGCGCGCAAAAAGTTACTGCCCCGCCGGGGGCACTCCCGGCCTCCGCCCTAAAAAAGACCCAGGCAACAAAAAACCGCCCCGAAGAACCAAGGCCAGTCAGCACGTAACTGACCGGCACTAGCTCGATGGAGCGGCTTTTTTCGAGACGACCTGGATCGGTCAACCCATTAAATACATCAATCGTCCAGCAGCGACACGTCGCGCACAGCCCCCTTGTCGGCAGAGGTCACAAGCTTGGCATAGGCCTTGAGCGCCGTCGACACCTTGCGCGGGCGTACCTTGGAAGGCTTCCAGCCCTTGGCGTCCTGCGCTGCGCGGCGCCTGGCGAGCTCCTCGTCACTCAACAGCACGTCGAT encodes the following:
- a CDS encoding MFS transporter, with product MILRRYPQLAVLSVAQALYWSCSIIGIALTALIGQRMAPWPLLTTLPLALLVLGNLMAVGTLARWMQQLGRARGLQRGAAFGIAAGLLAALAVHLQSFALFCVAMILLGVYQASAGFYRFAALDGVDAQHKGRAAAWVVAGGIAAAAIAPGVALHAVNWLPTPMAGAYAFIALLALCALLLLTQLPQSRTDPAAAHPTPAALLATSRRALWSRPAIRQALCVTACGHGLMILVMNATPLAMHGHGHALATSTHVIQWHVLGMFLPSLAAGSLVDRWGARPVAWTGALLLAASAAMALSGLSSTQFLISSLLLGAGWNLMLLAGTTLLSAAHTPDERSVAQPMMEWTNSAVAALMSFSCGALMQTLGWQAINVFALVVLTAVAWWLSRPVNADQNQAMRQAS
- the lgt gene encoding prolipoprotein diacylglyceryl transferase, with the translated sequence MPAMLMYPHIDPVALQIGPLAIHWYGITYLVAFGLFLLLGCLRLRHQPYASMTGDRAWTRKDVEDILFLGVLGVVVGGRLGYCLFYKPGYYLSHPLEVFFVWQGGMSFHGGLLGVIGSMLWFAHSRRKPWLEVADFVAPCVPTGLAAGRIGNFINGELWGRLASPDLPWGMVFPQSGTMLPRHPSQIYQFLMEGLLLFVLLWLYARKPRKTGEVAAAFLVGYGVFRFIAEYFREPDDFLGILSLGMSMGQWLCLPMILAGAALWGWAHKQR
- a CDS encoding GlxA family transcriptional regulator, with product MPSKPNAPQRVPQSIHEGHLVVCIGFDGAMSLDIAGPLQVFSTANEMRMRQGMRPWYRTQLAAGNDLVVTTSSGLRMLADVRWSELAPLPYNSTVLVPGGDGVDQVRHDTALREWLVRTEPRVARMGSVCSGALVLAGSGLLDGHCATTHWCRVDEMRQRHPDISVDSDRLHTFDADDPVYGHLFTSAGVTAGIDLALALVEADLGRATALATARQLVMFMRRPGGQAQFSPLLTPETTHAPRLAQLLDWIPGQIGSDLSVERLAEQACLPPRTLARVFHKELGTTPAKYVERVRVEAASALLGQRQASVATVARLCGFGHPENLRRSFHRHLAVSPQAFAERFGSG
- a CDS encoding malonyl-CoA decarboxylase, whose product is MNAATTWLSRNVARLMGGDSKNADAGAGGAVAGKEAPPRSTHDRLEATLRRSGEALSPRALRRLLTDLQEVVAPRVSEVEGGRRAEAIAQWYAEASPEERRDLWLLMCEQFTPDAARVKNAQQKYEAAVGTPDAPQAEAALRRVLTSPRTRLLQRFSAFPQGMRFLVDLRAEFLPHLKGDKRLMPLEAELEQLFATWFDVAFLDLRRLSWDSPASLIEKLIKYEAVHDIRSWADLKNRLDSDRRCYGFFHPRLPNEPLIFVEVALVTEMSASITPLLDESAAAADLNKATTAIFYSISNTQTGLRGVSFGDSLIKHVAETLAEEFPRLKRFATLSPIPGFRSWLGKHCAQQLQLLDEKRLGELGRAVGFEPPQAAHVMAAAEASALELDAKSPVRQFVTECAARYLGREMADGKPVDPVARFHLGNGARVERLNWAGDPSSKGQKQSFGMMVNYLYDLKRIDKHRAMLAEGRVPVSSEIDALCRD
- the bfr gene encoding bacterioferritin — encoded protein: MQGHPDVIECLKSLLRGELAARDQYFIHSRQYEDQGFVRLYERIGHEMEEETAHADAILRRILMLAGKPDMRPDAFEPGETVVEMIQKDLATEYAVRANLRSAMALCEQHQDYVSRDILLAQLRDTEEDHAYWLEKQLALIDQIGLQNYLQTQSAPSSAGA
- a CDS encoding GntR family transcriptional regulator → MRSIANSLHDQVAERLRELIFDGVLAPGSFLDEIRLCEQLEISRTPLREALKVLVAEGLARHEPRRGCFVAQITERDVDDIFPIIELLEGRAAYEATQKANQADIQALELLHERLTHHAQAGDINEYYAANLSIHEAFITLADNRWLAQSIGDLRKILRLARLQQLHAPGRLQQSLSEHLAVFAALKRRDAPAAEQAMRHHLSAQREALRELSRHHSSRIAL